The Gammaproteobacteria bacterium DNA segment CGGAAATCAATTGAATATGTCATGGATTTAATCACTTTATAATGGCTTTGCTATACTGGATGGGTTCCTGAATCGGATGGAAGATCCACGCCGAGTACCCGACGTGCTTGCGATTTTGTTGAAGCGTTATTATGACAGTCAATTCCAAAATACAGCCCATCCAAGTTTGCAACGGATAGCTCTGGAAACCTGGGGCAGTCCCAACCTCGGGCGTAATATTAGGTGGGGCTATGCCGAGGATTTTGTACGCCAGATGGTGCTACGTTGGTTGAGCCGCGAGGATATTCAGGATTTCTTCCGTTTGCTGCTTCAGGATAAAGTCGGTGATGAACGGCGATTAAATTTTTGGATGCGTTACGCCGACGCTATTCAAGAAACTCATATAGCGTTGGGTAAACGTGCCCTGGGCGATGATTCTGATTATGTGGAAATGCGCCAACGTAAATCAGGCCGAGTAAGTATTTTGGATGGCAGCAATTCAGAAAACAATGCATTTATTATGAATTTCGGGAAGTATATAGTTGTGGAATTTGGGGGAAAAGGAAATGCCTGTTATATTTATGTCGTTAGCGACTTTCAAATGCCGGAACACTCCCGGCTTAGATATGGGTTAATACCTGAAAATAAAATTCCTATCCGTAACATAAAAGACAGATCAAAAGCGAAGAATTGGCTATCCCATGGTAGTAGCAATTGGGAGGAAACTTTT contains these protein-coding regions:
- a CDS encoding hypothetical protein (Evidence 5 : Unknown function), whose amino-acid sequence is MEDPRRVPDVLAILLKRYYDSQFQNTAHPSLQRIALETWGSPNLGRNIRWGYAEDFVRQMVLRWLSREDIQDFFRLLLQDKVGDERRLNFWMRYADAIQETHIALGKRALGDDSDYVEMRQRKSGRVSILDGSNSENNAFIMNFGKYIVVEFGGKGNACYIYVVSDFQMPEHSRLRYGLIPENKIPIRNIKDRSKAKNWLSHGSSNWEETFERVLAQLAIYPAIQSNRYARFSR